A window from Leptothermofonsia sichuanensis E412 encodes these proteins:
- a CDS encoding 4a-hydroxytetrahydrobiopterin dehydratase, giving the protein MTVGMIGAIALLSCPPVLASPVAVMSQTVFQATDFQLTAQEIPMSAPRLSEEELKNALSQLEGWSVKDGKLHRQYQFGSFIEAFGFMSSMALVAESMGHHPEWFNVYNRVTIDLTTHDSGGITQKDVDFAKKANELAR; this is encoded by the coding sequence ATGACGGTGGGGATGATTGGGGCGATCGCCCTTTTGAGTTGTCCTCCAGTTCTGGCAAGTCCCGTTGCGGTCATGTCCCAAACGGTTTTTCAGGCAACAGATTTTCAACTGACTGCCCAGGAGATCCCTATGAGTGCGCCCCGCCTATCGGAAGAGGAACTGAAAAATGCCCTGAGTCAGCTTGAGGGCTGGAGTGTCAAAGACGGTAAACTCCATCGCCAGTACCAGTTTGGCTCCTTTATTGAAGCCTTTGGATTTATGTCCAGTATGGCATTGGTGGCTGAATCAATGGGACATCATCCAGAGTGGTTTAATGTCTATAACCGGGTCACCATCGACCTGACAACCCACGATTCAGGTGGCATTACCCAGAAGGATGTTGATTTTGCTAAGAAAGCCAATGAACTAGCCAGATAA
- a CDS encoding DUF790 family protein, giving the protein MLPTHLLIHRYNGEEIVPRRLALSQENLTMAAGLIHLFQNAKGHPRWELNHQLQELEGESTDYRVKRGLAHLLNSDAFSQFETISPLHPPDLRQRLFACAARAAPSVQSTQITLQRVADSLTQELGQEILPEQVRTGLYADLPDNQVLTHFETPTPDALLHRYNLSQVQGVFYRASHVTLNAHRNDPGEYKLLFRYMKLFNLMTYIEGDADHGFTLTIDGPTSLFKPNTHYGLKLAMLLPALLHVTKWNLTAVLQLKAPYSGTRRTGRFTLHSDCGLVTHYPPGKTYDSMLEAGFVERWAKTRTVWRLEREVDLIPIPGSVMIPDFRLVHPDGRTFLLEIVGYWRPEYLKKKFSQVRQAARNDLILAISERLNLEKAGVRFSDTPARVVWFKDQLTPKAVLGVLEG; this is encoded by the coding sequence ATGTTGCCAACCCATCTTTTAATCCATCGCTACAACGGGGAAGAAATTGTTCCCAGGCGGTTGGCGCTGAGCCAGGAAAACCTGACTATGGCAGCAGGCTTGATCCATCTGTTTCAAAATGCAAAGGGTCATCCCCGTTGGGAACTGAACCACCAGTTGCAGGAGTTGGAGGGGGAAAGTACTGACTATCGGGTGAAGCGGGGACTGGCTCATTTACTGAATAGTGACGCCTTCAGCCAGTTTGAGACGATCAGTCCCCTCCACCCGCCCGATTTACGCCAGCGTCTGTTTGCCTGTGCTGCCCGGGCAGCCCCCAGTGTCCAGTCCACCCAGATCACTCTGCAACGGGTGGCCGATAGTCTGACCCAGGAGCTTGGTCAGGAAATTCTCCCAGAACAGGTACGCACTGGCTTATATGCAGACCTGCCAGATAACCAGGTTTTAACCCATTTTGAAACCCCAACCCCAGACGCTCTCTTGCACCGCTATAACCTGTCTCAGGTGCAAGGTGTGTTTTATCGTGCCAGCCATGTGACGCTGAATGCTCATCGTAATGATCCGGGCGAATATAAGCTCCTGTTTCGCTACATGAAGCTATTTAACCTCATGACCTACATCGAAGGGGATGCCGACCACGGCTTTACCCTGACGATCGACGGTCCAACCAGTTTGTTTAAGCCCAATACCCACTATGGCTTAAAGCTGGCGATGCTGCTGCCAGCGCTGCTCCATGTCACAAAATGGAACCTGACCGCCGTGCTTCAACTGAAAGCTCCCTATTCAGGCACCCGGCGCACTGGACGCTTTACCCTCCACTCTGACTGTGGGCTGGTGACCCACTACCCCCCCGGCAAAACCTACGACAGTATGCTGGAAGCTGGCTTCGTTGAACGCTGGGCAAAAACCAGAACTGTCTGGCGTCTGGAACGAGAAGTGGACTTGATCCCGATTCCTGGCAGTGTGATGATTCCTGATTTTCGCCTGGTTCATCCCGATGGACGGACCTTTCTGCTGGAGATTGTGGGTTACTGGCGTCCAGAGTATCTGAAGAAAAAGTTTTCCCAGGTGCGCCAGGCAGCACGAAACGACCTGATTCTGGCGATTTCGGAACGGCTTAATCTGGAAAAAGCAGGGGTTCGTTTTAGTGACACCCCTGCCAGAGTGGTCTGGTTTAAGGACCAGTTGACGCCTAAAGCGGTGCTGGGTGTGTTGGAGGGTTGA
- a CDS encoding STAS domain-containing protein produces the protein MTLTVSLRGTREVKDNYQLFRLTGLLDAFSEPTFRKVMAKCVEEGPKHIILDLSKIDFVDSSGLGALVQLAKKAQTAEGTLQIVTNARVTQTVKLVRLEQFLALQSSVEVAIDNIKKS, from the coding sequence TTGACCCTGACTGTCAGCTTACGAGGCACGCGCGAAGTCAAGGATAACTACCAGCTATTTCGCCTCACTGGTCTTCTGGATGCTTTCTCCGAGCCGACCTTTCGCAAGGTGATGGCTAAGTGTGTGGAGGAAGGTCCCAAGCACATCATCCTGGATCTGTCAAAGATTGATTTTGTGGACAGTTCCGGACTGGGTGCGCTGGTTCAGCTTGCCAAGAAGGCTCAAACGGCTGAAGGGACGTTACAGATTGTGACCAATGCCCGTGTCACCCAAACGGTGAAACTCGTCCGCCTGGAGCAGTTTCTTGCGTTGCAGAGTTCGGTTGAGGTTGCGATCGACAACATTAAAAAAAGCTGA